Proteins from one Setaria italica strain Yugu1 chromosome V, Setaria_italica_v2.0, whole genome shotgun sequence genomic window:
- the LOC105914496 gene encoding zinc finger BED domain-containing protein RICESLEEPER 2: MAEETANDTQVPQDNEVAPNDEAVQGDELVQGDDELAQGDDELAQGEELAQGDELTQGDDLVQGNELAVAEETTPGTRTRRRRSKKSLVWEHFTIEEVAGGVTRACCNLCKQTFAYSSGSKIAGTSHLKRHITLGSCPKIKRQEQRLLLPSAGGTDNDGEGTAERPTKRRYRYTGYANAAFDQDRSYSYLAKMIIQHDYPLHIVQQPAFATFIESLQPRFKIVDVDTMEGEVYAVYQKEKENLLQAFNTMPGRISLTIGLWTTSQTLGYVSLAGQFIDSEWKVHRRMLNFMMVSSPHSENALSEAISMSLSDWNMKDRLFTITLDNECSSHDIYSANLRDHLSNKNNLMLKGQLFVVRCYAHVLNAVALDVIASIHGVIYSIRESIKFIKASSAREEKFAEIALQLEIPSTKTLCLDVTTQWNTTYLMLLAALDYKQAFTTLETCDDNYNEAPSAEDWKKVEAACNYLKLLYDSAHSIMAAGNPTSNLFFHEAWKLQLELSNGTGHEDPIFSGIAKDMHERFDKYWKDCSLVLAIAVVMDPRFKMKLVEFSYSKIYGAEAAKYVKVVDDAVHDLYKEYVAQPLPLTPAYVEQGEANNGPANANNSQGAPASTGDGLLDFDMYLSEIQSSQPSKSELEQYLDESLTPRIQEFDILNWWKLNTVKFPTLSKMARDILAIPMSMVSSGSSIFSAGTGSHMLDDYRSSLRPEIVEALVCTKDWLQYSPATTEAPTSALVKAEGS; encoded by the coding sequence ATGGCTGAGGAAACCGCCAACGACACTCAAGTGCCCCAAGATAACGAGGTTGCCCCCAACGATGAGGCAGTCCAAGGTGATGAGTTGGTTCAAGGTGATGATGAGTTGGCCCAAGGTGACGATGAGTTGGCCCAAGGTGAAGAATTGGCTCAAGGTGATGAGTTGACCCAGGGTGATGATTTGGTGCAAGGAAATGAGTTGGCTGTTGCTGAGGAAACGACCCCTGGGACCAgaaccaggaggaggaggagtaagAAGTCCTTGGTATGGGAGCACTTCACTATTGAAGAAGTCGCTGGAGGGGTCACACGGGCATGCTGCAATCTCTGCAAGCAAACCTTTGCTTACAGCTCTGGCTCGAAGATTGCTGGGACTAGCCATCTCAAGAGGCACATCACCCTGGGTTCTTGTCCTAAGATAAAGCGTCAAGAGCAGAGGCTGCTGCTGCCTTCAGCAGGAGGTACTGACAATGATGGTGAGGGAACTGCGGAGCGGCCAACCAAGAGACGCTACAGATATACTGGTTATGCAAATGCTGCTTTTGATCAAGATCGCAGTTACTCGTACCTGGCAAAGATGATCATTCAGCATGACTACCCGCTTCACATTGTTCAACAGCCGGCATTTGCCACTTTCATTGAGAGTCTGCAGCCACGTTTCAAGATTGTGGATGTTGATACAATGGAGGGAGAGGTGTATGCTGTTTatcagaaagaaaaagagaacctACTGCAAGCATTCAACACTATGCCTGGAAGGATCAGCCTCACTATTGGATTGTGGACAACGAGCCAGACTCTTGGCTATGTTTCACTTGCAGGGCAGTTTATTGACTCCGAGTGGAAAGTGCACCGAAGAATGCTTAACTTCATGATGGTGTCTTCTCCTCATTCAGAGAATGCACTTAGTGAAGCAATTAGCATGAGCCTTTCTGACTGGAACATGAAGGACAGATTATTCACCATCACATTGGATAATGAATGTTCCTCACATGACATCTACAGTGCAAATCTGAGGGATCATCTCTCCAACAAGAACAATCTCATGCTCAAGGGACAGCTGTTTGTTGTGAGGTGCTATGCCCATGTACTTAATGCTGTTGCACTGGATGTGATTGCTTCAATTCATGGTGTCATCTACAGTATCCGTGAAAGCATAAAATTCATAAAAGCTTCCTCTGCCCGTGAAGAGAAGTTTGCTGAGATTGCTCTGCAGCTGGAGATTCCCAGTACCAAGACCCTCTGTTTGGATGTTACAACCCAGTGGAACACCACTTATTTGATGTTGCTGGCTGCCTTGGATTATAAGCAGGCTTTCACTACACTTGAGACATGTGATGATAATTACAATGAAGCTCCTTCTGCAGAGGATTGGAAGAAAGTTGAGGCTGCCTGTAATTACCTGAAACTGCTATATGACTCTGCACATAGCATCATGGCAGCAGGAAACCCAACTTCAAACCTTTTCTTCCATGAAGCTTGGAAACTTCAGCTAGAACTATCCAACGGCACAGGACATGAAGATCCCATTTTCAGTGGCATCGCCAAGGATATGCATGAGAGGTTTGACAAGTACTGGAAAGATTGCAGCCTCGTGCTAGCCATTGCTGTTGTCATGGATCCACGTTTCAAGATGAAGCTTGTTGAGTTTAGTTACTCCAAGATTTATGGGGCTGAGGCTGCTAAGTATGTTAAGGTGGTTGATGATGCTGTGCATGATCTGTACAAGGAGTATGTGGCTCAGCCACTCCCACTGACCCCAGCCTATGTTGAACAAGGTGAAGCGAACAATGGGCCAGCCAATGCGAATAACAGTCAAGGAGCTCCTGCTTCCACTGGTGATGGGCTTCTAGACTTTGATATGTACCTTTCTGAGATCCAGAGTAGCCAGCCCTCGAAATCCGAACTGGAACAGTACCTGGATGAATCCCTCACTCCACGAATCCAGGAGTTTGATATTCTGAACTGGTGGAAGCTTAACACTGTCAAGTTTCCAACCCTCTCCAAGATGGCCCGTGATATATTGGCCATTCCAATGTCTATGGTAAGCAGTGGCAGCTCCATATTCTCTGCTGGAACAGGAAGCCACATGCTGGATGACTACAGAAGCTCTCTCCGTCCTGAGATTGTGGAGGCACTTGTCTGCACAAAAGACTGGCTCCAGTACTCACCAGCTACCACGGAGGCACCAACTTCTGCACTGGTCAAGGCTGAAGGGTCTTAG
- the LOC101781379 gene encoding uncharacterized protein LOC101781379 — translation MAASKVSGGLKVAMDDVKAKGRWALAAQFSFLVVSAVTLCVLLYAPRFSSAPAPYGATVGFFAPKPSSTSRTSSAAVQLGPPEHGGGGGGGGDAEREGGGAPEQVLDNQMGSPCSSLPNHAICCDRTDYHSDVCFMAGDVRTDAASLSLLLFPPLAAPGGGGGAAADTATVEERIRPYTRKWDGYITKTIHEVTLRSARPEEATAGHHRCDVRHDAPAFVMTAGGYSHNLFHVFNDGFLPLWLTAQHLRRRVVLAALAYNPRWAGTYGEIISGLSAYPVVDLLRDRRTHCFPGAIVGTRYHDYLAVNSTRLRDNKTVVDFHRFLADAYDEHQDDSSGGGKPEATLPPPQRRPRLGIVSRKGRRVIENQAAVAELAASVGFDVDVMETATGAPLSATYASVSSYDALVGVHGADLTTFLFLRPGRAALAQVAPLGISLLSRNLFGVPAARMGLRYEQYDVSAGESSLSRRYPAGHVVVADPARARREQGGKEWDLVEHVYLRGQNVSLDLGRFRETLARLHSRWKEQQQSQVSGADALPQQ, via the coding sequence ATGGCGGCGTCGAAGGTGTCCGGCGGTCTCAAGGTCGCCATGGACGACGTCAAGGCCAAGGGGAGATGGGCACTGGCCGCCCAGTTCTCCTTCCTCGTAGTCTCAGCCGTCACCCTGTGCGTGCTTCTCTACGCCCCGCGCTTCTCCTCCGCACCCGCCCCGTACGGCGCCACCGTCGGCTTCTTCGCGCCCAAGCCCAGCTCGACGAGCCggacgtcgtcggcggcggtgcAACTCGGGCCgccggagcacggcggcggcggcggcggcggcggcgatgcggagcgggagggaggcggcgcgccggaACAGGTGCTCGACAACCAGATGGGCTCCCCGTGCTCGTCGCTTCCCAACCACGCCATCTGCTGCGACCGCACGGACTACCACTCGGACGTCTGCTTCATGGCCGGCGACGTGCGCACGGACGCCGCGTCCCTCTCGCTCCTCCTGTTCCCGCCGctggccgcgccaggcggcggcgggggcgccgcggCCGACACCGCCACCGTGGAGGAGCGGATACGACCCTACACGCGCAAGTGGGACGGCTACATCACGAAGACCATCCACGAGGTGACGCTCCGGTCGGCCCGGCCGGAGGAggccactgccggccaccaccgtTGCGACGTCCGGCACGACGCGCCGGCCTTCGTCATGACGGCGGGAGGTTACAGCCACAACCTGTTCCACGTGTTCAACGACGGGTTCCTGCCGCTGTGGCTGACGGCGCAGCACCTCCGGCGCCGCGTCGTGCTCGCGGCGCTCGCGTACAATCCCCGGTGGGCCGGCACGTACGGCGAGATCATCTCCGGCCTCTCGGCGTACCCCGTCGTCGACCTGCTCAGGGACAGGAGGACCCACTGCTTCCCCGGCGCCATCGTCGGGACCCGCTACCACGACTACCTCGCCGTCAACTCCACGCGGCTCCGGGACAACAAGACCGTCGTCGACTTCCACCGCTTCCTCGCCGACGCGTACGACGAACACCAAGAcgacagcagcggcggcggcaagccggAGGCGACACTACCACCACCACAGCGGCGGCCAAGGCTCGGGATCGTGTCGCGCAAGGGTCGGCGCGTGATCGAGAaccaggcggcggtggcggagctggcggcgtCGGTCGGGTTCGACGTCGACGTCATGGAGACGGCCACCGGGGCGCCGCTCTCGGCCACTTACGCGTCGGTGAGCTCGTACGACGCGCTGGTGGGCGTGCACGGCGCCGACCTGACGACGTTCCTGTTCCTGCGCCCGGGGCGGGCGGCGCTCGCCCAGGTCGCGCCGCTGGGCATCTCCCTGCTCTCGCGCAACCTCTTCGGCgtgccggcggcgaggatggggcTGCGCTACGAGCAGTACGACGTGAGCGCGGGCGAGAGCTCGCTGAGCCGGAGGTACCCGGCGGGCCACGTCGTCGTGGCCGACccggcgagggcgaggcgggAGCAGGGGGGGAAGGAGTGGGACCTCGTGGAGCACGTGTACCTGCGCGGGCAGAACGTGAGCCTGGACCTCGGCAGGTTCCGGGAGACGCTGGCCAGGTTGCACTCGCGATGGAAGGAGCAGCAGCAAAGCCAGGTGTCCGGTGCAGATGCGTTACCTCAACAATGA
- the LOC101755696 gene encoding chaperone protein dnaJ 20, chloroplastic, protein MPHLAATPSTSSAAAAAATVPAALPTGSGCVAFRRPWTIPRPVALRLRLRAQGVRRESGGVRTEEQEQETTARTFYDLLGISAEGSPDEVRAAYRRLALKYHPDVSPPGAAAENTRRFIEVQEAYETLSDPSRRASYDRALARGVCRLAFSGSRAQRAYYHHQDHEEKSGWRRSWEDQITELKRRSMTKDSEENLSWGARMRRRAEASSAE, encoded by the exons ATGCCCCACCTCGCCGCCACTCCCTCCActtcctccgcggccgccgccgccgccacggtccccgccgccctccccacGGGTTCCGGCTGCGTCGCGTTCCGGCGACCGTGGACCATCCCACGGCCGGTGGCGCTACggctgcgcctgcgcgcgcAGGGCGTCCGGCGGGAGAGCGGCGGCGTGCGaacagaggagcaggagcaggagacgACGGCGCGGACGTTCTACGACCTGCTCGGAATCTCGGCGGAGGGGAGCCCCGATGAGGTCCGGGCGGCCTACAGGCGGCTGGCGCTCAAGTACCACCCGGACGTGTCCccgccgggcgccgcggcggagaaCACCCGCCGCTTCATCGAGGTGCAGGAGGCCTACGAGACGCTCTCCGACCCGAGCCGCCGCGCCAGCTACGACCGCGCGCTCGCCCGTGGCGTCTGCCGCCTCGCCTTCTCCGGCTCTCGTGCCCAGCGCGCCTACTACCACCACCAG GACCATGAAGAGAAATCTGGCTGGAGAAGATCATGGGAAGACCAGATCACGGAGCTGAAGAGAAGGAGCATGACAAAGGATTCAGAAGAGAATCTGTCGTGGGGAGCTCGGATGCGGAGAAGGGCCGAGGCATCATCAGCAGAATGA